A window of Clostridium novyi genomic DNA:
ATAGATATGAAAATATATGCTCATTAGACTAGTTTAATTTTGGCTAGGAGGGATTTTAAATGGATTATGATGTACTTATACTAGGTGGGGGATTAATAGGATGTGCCGTTGCTTATGAACTTTCAAAGTATAGCTTAAATATAGCACTTATTGAAAAAGATTATGATATAGCAGATGATGTTGCTTTAGTTAATTCATCTGTAGTATTTGATGGAATACAAAGCCATGACAATATAATGTCTAATCTAGAGTTTATGGGAATGAATATGATGAAAGATTTAATAAAAAAGTTTAATATTCCATATAAAGAAATAAATTCTTTAATAATTGCTCAAAGTAAAGAAGATGAAGAGGAAATAGATAAAATATATAAGAGAGCAAAGTCAAGAAATGTACCTAATATTAATATTATAGATTCTAATGAAATAAAAAAATTAGAGCCAAATTTAAATATAAAAGCAACAAAGGCTATACAGTCTAAAAATACCTTTGTAATATGTCCATATGATTTAGGAATTGCTTATGGAGAAGTAGCCTTTGATAATGGTGTTTCCTTTAAACTTGAAGAGATAGTAGAGGATATAAAGGGAACAAGTAAAGGATTTAAGGTAGTAACTAATAAAAATAAGTTTACTTGTAAAATGGTTATAAACACTACCCCAGAGGACTATAATTTTGAGGGATTTAAAGAAAAGAAGGCTAGTCAAAAAGGATATTTAAAATATTTTTTACTAGAAAATGATACAAAATCAATTTTAAATAATATTATATTTACTAGGAATAAAAACAAGGAATTAGTATATGCATATCCTACGGTTCAAGGGAATTATATAACATCAGTAAATACTAGTAATAATATAACTTATGGAGAGTGCTATAATACAGTAGTAAAGTTAGTGAAAAATATAGAGCCTGAAGATATTAATACTTTTTATAATTCTCCTTTTTATAACGATCCTATAATTATAGATGATAGTTTAGTTGATAGAGGATATATTAAAATATCAGGGAAGAATTATGCTGAGGTTACTATGACTGCATCTATTTCTAAGATAATATGTGAAACCATAGAAAATAATTTAAAATGTAAGTTGAAAAGTAATTTTAATGATAAGAGAAGAGAAATTTATAAATTTAAGGATATGACAAATAAAGAAAGAAATCAATTAATAAGTGTAAATAAGGATTATGGTAAAATAGTATGTGCTTGTAATATGGTTACTGAAGGTGAAATTGTAGATGCCATAAGGAGACCCCTTGGTGCTAGGACTGTTGAGGGAATAAAAAGAAGGACTGGTGCTGGAGCGGGTACTTGCAAAGGATCTCATTGTTTAAATAAAATAATAGCTATTTTGGCTAGAGAAACTAATAAGAATATGACAGATATAGTAAAGGATTCTAAAAATTCTAGGATATTATTAAATAGAATAAAAGAGTTTAATAATATGTAATAGGTTGGTGCAAAATATGAATGAATCTAAAAAGGTATTTACATCTATTGTAAGAATAAAAGGGTCAAGGTATAATGTGGTTCCAGTAAAAAGCAGTGAACCAATAGAAAAGGATTTATTAATAGAGTGTTCAAAGGCGTTAAGTAGAATACATATAGGTGCTCCTATAAAAGCTGGAGATATCATATGTAGAAATATTTTAAATACTGGTGTAGATATAATTTGTACTAGGAGCATTTGCAAGTAAATTTCTATAAATAGCCCTTTTATGTAAATAATTTGTTGACATTTTTAAGCTTTATAATTATAATTAATTAAAAATTGATATTTAAACCGTTGAAGAGAATAGTAACATTATAGTTAGTTTTAGAGAGTGAATGGTTGGTGAAAATTCATACTAGGTATTTTGTGAATCCGTCTCGGAGGGATTGTGATAAACAATACGGTAAAACCGTTAATAATTTTAAAGTGGGTTTAAATTAAACCAATTAGGGTGGCAACGCGGAGTCCTTTCGTCCCTACATTAATTTGTAGAGAAGGGCTCCTTTTTTGTATTTATAAATAAAATATAAAAAGAATTAACAAGGAGGAAGTTAGATATGTTAGATTTAAAAAGAATAAGAAATAATCCAGAAGAAATTAAAAACATCATGCAAAATAGGGGAGAAGATTTTGATAATAAA
This region includes:
- a CDS encoding NAD(P)/FAD-dependent oxidoreductase, with translation MDYDVLILGGGLIGCAVAYELSKYSLNIALIEKDYDIADDVALVNSSVVFDGIQSHDNIMSNLEFMGMNMMKDLIKKFNIPYKEINSLIIAQSKEDEEEIDKIYKRAKSRNVPNINIIDSNEIKKLEPNLNIKATKAIQSKNTFVICPYDLGIAYGEVAFDNGVSFKLEEIVEDIKGTSKGFKVVTNKNKFTCKMVINTTPEDYNFEGFKEKKASQKGYLKYFLLENDTKSILNNIIFTRNKNKELVYAYPTVQGNYITSVNTSNNITYGECYNTVVKLVKNIEPEDINTFYNSPFYNDPIIIDDSLVDRGYIKISGKNYAEVTMTASISKIICETIENNLKCKLKSNFNDKRREIYKFKDMTNKERNQLISVNKDYGKIVCACNMVTEGEIVDAIRRPLGARTVEGIKRRTGAGAGTCKGSHCLNKIIAILARETNKNMTDIVKDSKNSRILLNRIKEFNNM
- a CDS encoding DUF1667 domain-containing protein; translated protein: MNESKKVFTSIVRIKGSRYNVVPVKSSEPIEKDLLIECSKALSRIHIGAPIKAGDIICRNILNTGVDIICTRSICK